The proteins below come from a single Tepidisphaeraceae bacterium genomic window:
- the xseA gene encoding exodeoxyribonuclease VII large subunit, with protein sequence MAAKSNFFDFRESLLRKPENPPRAGAAPSGREPITVAQLTADIERALKGGLPPSVAVKGELSNYNHHRGSGHHYFTMKDGSACIDCVMFKSDAIRLKFVPNDGMEVVTTGRVAVYAQRGRYQLYATSIQPLGQGALELAFQQMRAKLEAEGLFAHERKRELPRYPLHIALVTSTNTAAVADMLKVLRRFRFLRLSIYHVPVQGEGCGAKIAEAIRHLNSCWMDGERASPQAADVIVVGRGGGSLEDLWGFNEEAVARAIAGSTIPVITGIGHEVDVSIADLVADYHAHTPTEAAQVLTQHWRAAGDGLDNLTRRLTRTTAATIGDASSRLANLARHEFFRRPTDRVNQMRQRLDDAERQLTMAAERRLNRCRRHLDDSATRLQRRDPAHAIDLRRQRLAHLEARLNREAVVVMRKRRAILAGLEGQLVALSPESVLKRGYSITTLSRDGSIVRSTSQLNAGDRITTKFSDGDVKSIVEDGKQGRLFE encoded by the coding sequence ATGGCCGCCAAATCCAACTTCTTCGACTTCCGCGAAAGCCTGCTGCGCAAGCCCGAGAACCCGCCGCGCGCCGGCGCGGCGCCGTCGGGTCGCGAGCCGATCACGGTCGCGCAGTTGACGGCCGACATCGAGCGCGCGCTGAAGGGGGGCCTGCCCCCGAGCGTGGCCGTGAAGGGGGAGCTCAGCAACTACAACCACCATCGCGGCAGTGGACATCACTACTTCACGATGAAGGACGGCAGCGCCTGCATCGACTGCGTGATGTTCAAGTCGGACGCGATCCGCTTAAAGTTCGTCCCGAACGATGGCATGGAAGTCGTGACGACCGGCCGGGTGGCGGTCTACGCACAGCGCGGGCGGTACCAGCTGTACGCGACGTCGATCCAGCCCCTTGGGCAGGGAGCGCTTGAGCTGGCGTTCCAGCAGATGCGGGCGAAGCTGGAGGCGGAGGGGCTGTTCGCCCACGAGCGCAAGCGCGAGCTGCCACGGTATCCGCTGCACATCGCGCTCGTCACCAGCACGAACACCGCGGCCGTCGCGGACATGCTGAAGGTGCTGCGGCGGTTCCGGTTCCTGCGGCTGTCGATCTACCACGTGCCCGTGCAGGGCGAGGGCTGCGGCGCGAAGATTGCGGAGGCGATTCGGCATCTCAATTCGTGCTGGATGGATGGCGAGAGGGCGAGTCCGCAAGCGGCGGACGTAATCGTGGTGGGGCGCGGCGGTGGGTCGCTCGAGGACCTCTGGGGCTTCAACGAAGAGGCTGTCGCCCGGGCGATCGCGGGTTCGACGATTCCGGTCATCACCGGCATCGGCCACGAGGTGGACGTATCGATCGCCGACCTTGTTGCTGACTATCACGCCCACACGCCCACCGAGGCGGCCCAGGTGCTCACGCAGCATTGGCGGGCGGCCGGCGACGGGCTGGACAACCTCACCCGGCGGCTCACGCGCACGACCGCAGCGACGATCGGTGACGCCAGCAGCCGTTTGGCCAATCTCGCCCGCCACGAGTTCTTCCGCAGGCCAACGGATCGCGTCAACCAGATGCGCCAACGGCTCGACGACGCCGAGCGACAGCTGACGATGGCAGCCGAGCGCCGCCTGAATCGCTGCCGCCGCCACCTCGACGATTCCGCCACCCGCCTGCAGCGGCGCGATCCCGCCCACGCGATCGACTTGCGCCGCCAACGCCTGGCGCACCTCGAGGCTCGCTTGAACCGTGAGGCCGTCGTGGTCATGCGCAAACGCCGTGCGATCCTGGCCGGTCTGGAGGGACAACTGGTCGCGCTGTCGCCAGAGTCGGTGTTGAAACGCGGCTACTCCATCACCACGCTCAGCCGTGACGGCAGCATCGTGCGATCCACCTCGCAGCTGAACGCCGGCGACCGAATCACCACGAAGTTCAGCGATGGCGACGTGAAGTCGATCGTCGAGGATGGCAAGCAGGGTCGGTTGTTCGAGTAG
- a CDS encoding acetylxylan esterase, protein MPSIDMPLEALHRYKPSLYREDDFEPFWQATVAEAMAQPLNAELVPYPLRAKGVTCYAVRFDGFGGGRIAGWYLRPDSTAKVPGLVCYHGYSGRGPRPIDLLSIASQGVAVLSMDCRGQNGQSQDVSTDVEGRVAGWMTKGIRDPRSYYFRYVYADALRALEVLARRDEVDADRLAITGGSQGGAITLATAALTERRLLLAMPDIPFLCDFRRAIEITSNGPYPEIITFLKVFPELRERAIRTLSYVDCMNLAPMIRCRTLIANSLWDDICPPSTVFAAYHHMTCEKEMAIYPYHKHETPYEHAELRFRTLMDVLQP, encoded by the coding sequence ATGCCGTCCATAGACATGCCGCTCGAAGCGCTGCATCGCTACAAGCCCTCGCTCTACCGCGAAGACGATTTCGAACCGTTCTGGCAAGCCACAGTGGCCGAGGCGATGGCGCAACCGCTCAACGCCGAGCTGGTGCCGTACCCACTGCGGGCCAAGGGCGTGACGTGCTACGCCGTCCGGTTCGACGGCTTCGGTGGTGGCCGCATCGCCGGTTGGTACCTGCGGCCCGACAGCACGGCGAAGGTGCCGGGGCTGGTCTGCTATCACGGTTACTCCGGGCGCGGGCCGCGGCCGATCGACTTGCTGTCGATCGCGTCGCAGGGCGTGGCGGTATTGAGCATGGATTGCCGTGGCCAGAACGGGCAATCACAGGACGTGTCGACCGACGTCGAAGGGCGCGTTGCCGGGTGGATGACCAAGGGCATTCGCGATCCGAGGTCCTACTACTTCCGCTACGTCTACGCCGATGCGCTGCGCGCCTTGGAAGTGCTGGCGCGGCGCGACGAGGTGGACGCCGATCGTCTGGCGATCACCGGTGGCAGCCAGGGTGGCGCGATCACGCTGGCGACGGCGGCGCTCACCGAACGGCGGCTCTTGCTGGCGATGCCGGACATCCCGTTCCTGTGCGACTTCCGCCGGGCGATCGAGATCACCAGCAACGGGCCGTACCCGGAGATCATCACGTTCCTGAAGGTGTTCCCGGAGCTGCGCGAGCGGGCGATCCGCACGCTGAGCTACGTCGATTGCATGAACCTCGCCCCGATGATCCGCTGCCGCACGCTAATCGCCAACAGTTTGTGGGACGACATCTGCCCGCCGAGCACGGTGTTCGCGGCGTATCATCACATGACGTGCGAGAAGGAGATGGCGATCTACCCGTACCACAAGCACGAGACGCCCTACGAGCACGCGGAGCTGCGCTTCCGCACGTTGATGGACGTCCTGCAACCGTAG